In Cryptomeria japonica chromosome 10, Sugi_1.0, whole genome shotgun sequence, a genomic segment contains:
- the LOC131073344 gene encoding probable leucine-rich repeat receptor-like protein kinase At1g35710 has product MARVKQLFMLFSIYSLYLSGVAADMQCNEADRKALLKIKAGITQDPTGVLSSWGGKSDCCHGNWRGVGCDVNTGRVTLLFLEVLDSWNTSEYMVGTLSKSIGDLTELVYIFLPAWKRITGKIPNSMARLVNLKMLDLSKNDFTGKMPSWIPELSKLTMLRLGGNRLRGKPIITKKKPSTMPKDKENPQNSRKLCRASYKWLKVTHSPSFVSTETIVNLLGLLSIYALYSSRVAADVQCNEADRKALLEIKAGIIQDPTGALSSWGRIPNCCNWDGVSCDVNTGRVTMIQLSPSDPSNTTLYMAGTLSKSIGDLTELVYFQIPRWRKITGKIPNSIARLQHLDLLDLADNDFLGKMPSWIPRLSKLRVLSLSRNRLRGIIPPAITTMSNLEVLELEENRITGTIPHAMGNLSRLDTVRLNNNLLYGSLPESIGFIPTLFLLDASHNALVGRIPSSYGNLSGLGMLSLNNNKLTYIIPSSLGRLSRLFWLHLEDNRLTGYIPASMGNLSRLNNLDLSRNFLGGPMPASFSLLSFLDTFKVSGNKLTNPLPSLPSLPSFLDLSYNEFKLGNSIPTWITNSSFGIEISLAGCGIDMRFEDWKPRLKDWTATQTFLSVDLSANNIRGSAVEFFEAMTFVRHANLSNNQLSYNFSSGVNFSRWLQTLDLHSNQLYGSITPSIGKLIDLKTLDLSKNGLTEKIPGEMLNLRNLTQLNVSYNQLCGEIPQGKPLNEFPVSSYSHNKCLCGLPLGPC; this is encoded by the exons ATGGCCCGTGTGAAGCAGCTCTTCATGTTGTTTTCAATATATTCTCTCTATTTAAGCGGAGTCGCAGCAGATATGCAATGCAACGAAGCAGACAGAAAAGCCCTCCTGAAAATCAAGGCAGGCATAACACAAGACCCGACGGGCGTCCTGAGCTCGTGGGGAGGGAAATCCGACTGCTGCCATGGCAACTGGCGCGGAGTAGGCTGTGACGTCAACACGGGCAGAGTAACACTGCTCTTTCTGGAAGTCCTCGACTCATGGAACACCAGCGAGTACATGGTGGGCACACTCTCCAAATCCATCGGCGATCTCACCGAGCTCGTCTACATTTTTCTTCCGGCATGGAAAAGAATCACAGGAAAAATCCCGAATTCAATGGCGCGCCTGGTTAATCTTAAGATGCTCGATCTATCGAAGAACGATTTCACCGGCAAAATGCCGTCATGGATACCGGAGCTGAGCAAGCTGACGATGCTCAGGCTGGGGGGGAACCGTCTGCGGGGAAAACCTATAATAACCAAAAAAAAGCCTAGCACCATGCCAAAG GATAAGGAGAATCCTCAAAATTCAAGGAAACTCTGTCGTGCTTCATACAAATGGCTCAAGGTTACGCATTCTCCATCCTTCGTGAGCACGGAAACGATCGTGAAT CTCTTAGGGTTGCTTTCAATATATGCTCTGTATTCAAGTAGAGTCGCAGCAGACGTGCAATGCAACGAAGCAGACAGAAAAGCCCTACTGGAAATAAAGGCAGGCATAATACAAGACCCGACGGGCGCCCTGAGCTCTTGGGGAAGGATACCCAACTGCTGCAACTGGGACGGAGTGAGCTGTGATGTCAACACAGGCAGAGTAACAATGATCCAACTTTCCCCGTCCGATCCATCCAACACCACCCTCTACATGGCCGGCACGCTCTCCAAATCCATCGGCGACCTCACGGAGCTTGTCTACTTCCAGATTCCAAGGTGGAGAAAAATCACCGGAAAAATCCCCAATTCAATCGCCCGCCTGCAACATCTAGACCTGCTCGATCTAGCGGACAACGATTTCCTCGGCAAAATGCCGTCTTGGATACCCAGGCTGAGTAAGCTGAGGGTACTGAGCCTGAGCCGAAACAGGCTACGGGGAATCATCCCGCCGGCCATTACAACGATGAGCAATCTGGAAGTGCTGGAACTCGAAGAAAACCGTATAACCGGCACAATTCCCCACGCAATGGGGAATCTGAGTCGATTGGATACAGTCAGACTAAACAACAACCTCTTATACGGTTCTCTGCCCGAGTCCATCGGCTTCATCCCAACGCTCTTTCTGCTGGACGCTTCGCATAACGCACTGGTGGGCAGAATCCCTTCCTCTTACGGAAACCTTTCGGGGCTTGGTATGCTGTCTTTGAACAACAACAAGCTAACCTACATAATTCCTTCCTCGCTCGGTCGTTTGAGCAGACTTTTTTGGCTGCATTTGGAGGATAACCGGCTGACGGGCTACATTCCAGCATCTATGGGCAACCTTTCAAGATTGAACAATCTGGATCTTTCCAGAAATTTTCTGGGAGGCCCTATGCCGGCCTCTTTTTCTCTCTTGAGCTTTCTGGATACTTTCAAGGTCTCCGGGAACAAGCTCACGAACCCGCTTCCGTCTCTGCCTTCACTTCCTAGCTTCTTGGACTTGTCTTACAATGAATTCAAGCTGGGTAATTCTATTCCCACTTGGATCACGAATTCAAGCTTCGGGATCGAGATCAGTTTGGCCGGGTGTGGGATCGACATGCGGTTCGAGGACTGGAAGCCCAGGCTCAAGGATTGGACGGCCACCCAAACTTTCCTTTCGGTTGATCTCTCTGCCAACAATATCAGAGGCAGTGCAGTCGAATTTTTCGAGGCCATGACGTTCGTAAGGCACGCTAATTTGTCAAACAATCAGCTCAGCTATAACTTCTCCAGCGGAGTCAATTTCTCCCGCTGGTTGCAGACACTTGATCTCCATTCCAATCAGCTGTATGGAAGCATCACTCCATCTATTGGCAAGTTGATTGATTTGAAGACTTTAGATCTGTCGAAGAATGGGCTTACTGAGAAAATTCCCGGGGAGATGTTAAATCTAAGGAATCTGACCCAGCTGAACGTGAGCTATAATCAGCTGTGTGGAGAGATCCCTCAAGGGAAGCCGCTGAACGAGTTTCCCGTGTCTTCCTATTCCCACAATAAATGTCTTTGTGGATTGCCTCTTGGACCTTGTTAG